From the genome of Mucilaginibacter paludis DSM 18603:
CACTGTTTATCGGTACGGCTATTGAGGAGCATCACCACTAAAATTGTAATTAATTATATATACTATATTCACTTAAATTTTAAAACAATGTTTGGAAGTATTGCTGCGTTAGGTGCAGGTTTAGCAGTTATCGGTGCCGGTATAGGTATCGGTCAGGTTGGTGGCAAAGCTATGGAAGGTATTGCCCGTCAGCCAGAAGCTGCCGGTAAAATTCAAACCGCCATGATTATCGCTGCGGCCCTTATTGAAGGTGCGGCTTTATTCGGTGTGGTAGTATCGTTCCTGGGATTGAAATAATCATTCCCCTAACAAAACAAAAACTGTATTCTGCAGCGATTGGCGGCAGATACAGTTTTTAAAGATTTGATTTATTTAGAAGCATAATAATTACTTAATATGAATCCATTAGTTACCCCCGAAATCGGACTGGTATTCTGGACATCGGTTGCATTCCTCATCTTGTTTTTCCTGTTAGCAAAATTTGCCTGGAAACCGATTATGAGTGCTATCGACGAACGTGAACGCTCTATTGAAGATGCTTTACTGAAGGCTGAAGCTGCCAAGGAAGAGATGGCCCGTTTAACTGACGAGAATGAAAAATTGTTGAAGCAGGCCCGTGCCGAGCGCGACCTGATATTACGAGAAGCCAAACACCTGAAAGATCAGATCGTTAGCGAAGCAAAAGAATCAGCTCAGAAAGAAGGTGCCAAAATGCTCGAAAAAGCACGTATTGAAATTGACAATCAAAAAGCTATCGCAATGGCTGATGTTAAAAACCTGGTTGCTGAACTATCGATAGAAATAGCTGAAAAGGTTTTACGTAAACAGTTTGAAAAAGCGGATAAACAGGACGAATTGGTTGCTGATTTGTTGAAGCAAGTAAAATTGAACTAGATATAAGTATTGGGATGTGGGATCTGAGACAAGATTCACATATCTTGATAAATTGAAAAAAAAGATTTGGAAAAGGTAATAAGGTGATCGATAGAAGGTCGCAGGTTGCCAATCTAACATCTCAATCCAAAAATTAATATGTCTGAATTAACAGTAGGGTCCCGGTATGCCAAATCATTGATTGATCTTTCGCAGGAACAAAACATTCTGGAAGAGGTAAAAAAAGATATGGAGCTGTTTTTACATACAGTAAAGGCAAACCATGAG
Proteins encoded in this window:
- the atpE gene encoding ATP synthase F0 subunit C yields the protein MFGSIAALGAGLAVIGAGIGIGQVGGKAMEGIARQPEAAGKIQTAMIIAAALIEGAALFGVVVSFLGLK
- the atpF gene encoding F0F1 ATP synthase subunit B; this encodes MNPLVTPEIGLVFWTSVAFLILFFLLAKFAWKPIMSAIDERERSIEDALLKAEAAKEEMARLTDENEKLLKQARAERDLILREAKHLKDQIVSEAKESAQKEGAKMLEKARIEIDNQKAIAMADVKNLVAELSIEIAEKVLRKQFEKADKQDELVADLLKQVKLN